The Arthrobacter sp. OAP107 DNA segment GGCTGCGGGAGGCCTGGTGTCCCTGGCCTTCATCCTGACGTTCACCTTCTTCCGACGTGACAGCATCGCGGGTTTCCTCCCGTCCCAGGCCACCCTCGACGCGCTGGGCAGGTATCTTCGCCGGGCCAGCGAAACGGTACTGGCCGAGAGCTCACCGGTAGCGCCCAACGCCGGCATCGTCCTGGTGACGTGCGCGGCGCTGGGACTCGTCGTCATCCTCGTGGACGCGCTGGCCCTCCCCCTGGGCATGCCCGCCACCAGCGGCCTGGGCCTGCTCGCGGTGCTGGTGGTTCCGGCCATGATCAAGCCGCAGAGCGTCGGATGGCTGGGCTTCGCGGTGACGGCGGCCGGCTATCTGGTGATCCTCGCGTGCAGCCAGTGGTTTGCCCCCGATGCGCGGACACAGGCGGACACGGCCCGCAACCCCGGCCAGATCCGGCGGGCCACCCTGACCGGAGCCGTGGCTCTGGTGGCTACGCTGCTGCTGCAGCTCGTGGTGCCCGGCTTCGACCAGGGCACGTTCCCGCAGGGCTCCCGGCTGAACCCCTGGGGTACTGCCACAGGACTTAACCCCATGATCAGCCTTGGCAACAGCCTGCGGACCCCGACGGGCGAGGGCAGGATCACCTACGCAACCAACGCCACGACGCCGCTCTACCTGCGCTCGGTCACAGTTGACAGGTTCGACGGCGAGTCCTGGTCCCCGGACGACCGCAACTCCAGCCGCCGGGCAGGCACCGGACGGATGGACGTGGGCCACGAGATCCTGGCACCCGAACAGATCCGGCAGGTGACGGTGGTCAACACCGGGGACTTCACCAGCCCGTACCTTCCCGTCCCGTATGCCCCCGAATCCGTCAACGGCCTGACCGGGCGGTGGAGCTGGGACCCGGCCACCCTGAGCATCAAAGGCACCGACACCAACTCCCGCGACCAGCAATACCTGGTGCAGTCCTCGGTGCCGAAACTGACCACGGAACTGCTGGATACGTCCTCCGCCCCAGTCCGGGGCGTTCCCGACGAGTTCATCCGCCCGCCGTCGAACGTTCCGGAGATCGTCCAGATCACCGCCGAGTCCGTCACTGCCAGCGGCCGCACAGCCTATGCCAAGGCGATGGCGATCCAGAGGTTCCTGCGCGGCCCGGACTTCACGTATTCGCTGGAGTCGCCTGTCCAGGGCGGCTATGACGGAAACGGACTGTCAGTCCTGGCGGACTTCCTGACCCAGAAGAGCGGTTATTGCATCCACTTCGCCTCCGCCATGGCAGTCATGGCCCGGCTCGAAGGCATCCCGAGCCGGATCGCAGTGGGCTATGCGCCGGGCAGGCTGACCGGCGCCACGGTGTCCGTCGCCGGCCAGGGAGCGCTGCCGGAGTTCGAGGTCGACGCCCGTGATGCCCATGCCTGGCCCGAGCTGTACTTCCAGGGCCTCGGCTGGGTTCCGTTTGAACCCACCCCCTCGCGAGGCGTGGTCCCGCCCTATGCGCAGGACTCCTCGACGTCCGGCGGCGCCAGCACCAACGACCAGAACAATGACGGCCTGGTGCCGAGCAACGGTGCCACCGCCACCCCCGCACCGGCTCCGGTCCCACTGCCCCTTCCGGGGAGCGGAACGGCCGACGCCGGGAACCAGCTGGCGCCTGTGCTCTACAGCGCCGCCGGGGTTCTGCTGCTGGTCCTCCTGGCCGCCACACCCCGCCTGGTGCGCGGAGGCATCAGGGCAAGGCGCCTCCGGGGAACAGGCACCGGCCGGGACCGGCTGGCTGAGCCGCCGCTCGTCTGGTCCGAACTGCAGGACCTGGCCACGGACTACGGCGTGCGTCCCGAACCGAGCGAGACGCCGCGGACGTTCTCGGCCCGGCTGCGTGGGTCCGCGGCCATGGGCCAGCGGGCCGGGTCATCACCCGGCCCTGGACACGGGCCCGACGCCGGGGCCGTCCAGGCCGTGACGGTCCTGACGGATGCCTACGAGCGGCATCAGTACGGCCGGCCCGCCGGCCGGGACGGCACCCGCGTCGGCCTGCCGGGGGAGGCCGCCGTCGGGCACATCGGCCAGGTGCGGCAGGAGCTGCGCCGCAATGCCCGCTTAGCCGGCCGTCTCCGCGCCGACTGGCTGCCGCCGTCGGTCCTTTCCCACTGGGGAGCCGTGGCGGGATGGCCTTTCCGCGTGCTGGGCCGGGCAGCGCTGGGGGTGGGACACGCAGCCTCGGTGCTGTGGCGCAGGACCCGCAGCGGCCTCCGCCGGCTCCGGGAAGGCTAGGCCGCACGGAGGCCAGCCGCCCACCCGGACGCCCACTGCCGCGCCATCCAGCCGCCACTCCCGACGTTTGATATGTGACCGTCGCCACCTTATCTTTGAGGAACGGGAAAGCGCATTCCAAAGCCAAGGGAACTTGGGAAACCAAGGAAAAATGTCCGCGGACCGCAGCAGCCGTGGCGGCGCGGGGCGCAACCTCCCACCTGATCCGACACCCAGCGACGGGGCGCATCCGGCGGGGCAGACGATTGTCCAAAGGAGGACGACATGAAGAGCGACACACACAAGCTGCGGACTTCGGCTGAATCGCAAGAGGCCGGCACGCACCGGACGAGCAGCACCAGGAAGGCTGCCGCCAGCGGATGGGTGGGCAGCGCCCTTGAGTACTACGACTGGTTCATCTACGCCCAGGCGGCCGCCCTGGTCTTCCCCACCGTTTTCTTCCCCGCCGGCAACCCGACCGTCGCGCTGATTGCGTCGCTCGGCACCTACGCAGTGGGATACGTCGCCCGCCCGATCGGGGCCTTTGTCCTTGGCCAGTGGGGTGACAAGCACGGCCGCAAGAACGTCCTGGTCCTGGCCATGCTGCTGATGGGCGCCTCAACCTTCGCGGTGGCCCTGCTGCCCACCTACGACCAGGTCGGAATCCTGGCCCCGGCACTGCTGCTGGTCCTTCGCCTCGTCCAGGGTTTTGCCGTGGCCGGGGAACTGAGCGGGGCCAGCGCCATGATCGTGGAGCACGCACCGTTCGGACGCCGCGGCTTCTACGCGAGCTTCGCCCTCCAGGGCACCCAGGCCGGGCAGATTATCGCCGCTGCGGTCTTCCTCCCGCTCTCGGCTGCCCTGTCCTCCGAAGACTTCCATGCGTGGGGCTGGCGGGTCCCCTTCATCCTTAGCGCCCTGGTGGTGTTCGCCGGCTACATGATCCGCCGCCGCGTGGAGGAGACGCCCGTCTTTGTTGAGGAGAAGGCGCACAAGGACGTTCCCAAAATGCCGGTGGTCCAGGTGCTGCGCGAAAGCGGGCTGAACGTGGTGCGGGCGGTCTGCATGACGCTGGTCAACGTTGTGGGCGTCACCGTCGCAGTGTTCGGCGCAGCCTACGCCACGCAGCCCGGGTACGGCATTGGCATGAGCACCACGGTCTACGTTTGGATTCCGGTGCTGGCCAACGTCATCGCTCTCGCCCTCATCCCCTGGTTCGGCAATCTCTCGGATCGGTTCGGCCGCCGGCCGCTGATGATAGTCGGCTCGCTGGGCTCCGGCGCGCTGGCATACGGGTACCTGTACGCGGTCAGCCAGAAGAACGTGCCGCTCACCATCGTCCTCGCAATCCTGATGTGGGGCACGCTGTACCAGGTCTGGAACGCCACCTTCGCGAGCTTCTTCCAGGAACTCTTCCCCTCCCGCACGCGGGTCACCGGGTTTGCCATCTCCCAGAACATCGGCCTCCTGATCACGTCCTTCCTTCCGAGCCTCTTCGCGGTGGTCGCTCCCCCGGGCTCAGTCAACGTTCCGCTCACCGTCGGGTCCATCTGCTTCGGCATCACGGTCATCGGCGCCATAGCGGCCTGGTCCGCCAGGGAGACGCACCGCATCCCCCTCCAGCAGCTGGGGACGCCGGACGCCACCCCGGTCTCCCCCGAGGAGTACGAGCAGGCCCGGGCCGCGGCCCGCTAAAGGCTGGGAGAACCTCCCGACATACAAAACGGCACTGGCCCGCAGGATTCCTGCAGGCCAGTGCCGTTTTGCTGTTGCGCTGGGTGTGTCCGGACCTTGCCTGGTTAGCCGGCGTAGGGGTCGGCGATGCCGATGTACTGGGTGTAGAGGTATTCCTCGATGCCCTCGAGGCCGCCCTCACGGCCCAGGCCGGACTGCTTGACGCCGCCGAAGGGTGCTGCCGCGTTGGAGACGACGCCGGCGTTCAGGCCGAGCATGCCGGTCTCGAGCCGCTCGCCCATCCGGATGCCGCGGTTCAGGTCTTTGGTGAAGACGTAGGCCACCAGCCCGTATTCGGTGCTGTTGGCCAGGCGTACGGCTTCGTCCTCGGAGGAGAAGGTGGTGATCGGGGCGACGGGGCCGAAGATCTCCTCGGACAGGATCCGCGTTCCCTCGCTGACGCCCTTGAGGATGGTGGGCTGGTAGAAGTAGCCCGGACCGTCCACGGGGGCGCCGCCCACCACGGCGGTGGCACCGGAGGAGAGGGCGTCGGTGACCAGTTCGTGGACCTTGTCCCGGCTCTTGGCGTCGATCAGCGGGCCGACCTTGGACTCAGGCTCGGTTCCGCGGGCGGTGGTCATCTCCTTCATCTTCGCCGCGAACTTCTCGGCGAATTCGTCGGCGACGGACTCGTGCACGATGAAGCGGTTCGCGGCGGTGCAGGCCTCGCCCATGTTCCGCAGCTTGGCCAGCATGGCGCCGGCGACGGCGGCATCGACGTCGGCGTCCTCGAAGACCACGAACGGGGCGTTGCCGCCCAGTTCCATCGAGGTCCGCAGGACCGTCTCGGAGGCGTCGGACAGCAGGCGGCGGCCCACCTCGGTGGAACCGGTGAAGGAGAGCTTCCGCAGCCGGGAGTCCTTGATCAGCGGGCCGGTCGTGGCACCCGCGGTGGAGGTCGGGATCACGTTCAGGACGCCGGCAGGCAGACCCGCCTCCTGCATGACTGCCGCGAACAGCTGCGAGGTCAGGGGGGTCAGGTTCGCAGACTTCAGCACCATCGTGCAGCCGGCCGCGACGGCCGGGGCGATCTTTCGCGTCGCCATGGCCAGCGGGAAGTTCCACGGCGTGATCAGCAGGCACGGGCCGACCGGCTTCTTGGTCACCAGCAGCCGGGACTTGCCGTCCGGGGAGACCGAATAGCGGCCGAAGGCGCGGACGGCTTCCTCGGAGAACCAACGCAGGAACTCGGCGCCGTAGGTGACCTCACCACGGGCCTCGGCCAGGGGCTTGCCCATTTCCAGGGTCATCAGCAGCGCAAAGTCCTCGGCCCGTTCGGTGACCAGATCAAAGGCGCGCCGCAGGATCTCGCCACGCTCCCGCGCCGGCACCTTGGCCCAGGACTCCTGCGCGGCGGCGGCCGCGTCCAGCGCAGCGGCGCCGTCCTCAGGACCGGCGTCGGCAATGCTCAGCAGCGTCTTCCCGGTGGCCGGGTCCTCGACGTCGAACGTCTTGCCCGACGCCGCGGGACCCCACTCGCCGTTGATGAGCAGGCCGGTGGGAACAGACGCGAGCAATTCGCTTTCGCGTTCTGCGGTAGCAGTGGACTGTGTAGTAACAGACACGGTGACTCCCTCGTCAGCAATCGGATTGCCGGTTATATGCAGCTCCTGCACACGGCTTGCCGCCGTCTGCCGCCCGCTGCTTGATTGGCTGGATTAAAGCCACGGTACTGCCGGGGATCTCGGCAGTGTCTACGCATCGGCGCACTGCCAGTCCCGCTATTTGTTGTGCAGCTGCACAGCAGCCCCCGACGGCGTCACGGGGCGGCTGAAAGCGGTCGCCGGCCGGCTGCAGCGGGAGTCAGCAGCGCCGCCGGGACGGGCTCAGCGGAGCAGGCTCACCCGGGCAGGAATGTCACCGCGAGGCAAGCACCGCGGAGTACAGTTCCCGCTTGCTCACGCGGGTTTCCTCGGCGACGGCCGCCACTGCTTCCTTGAGCCGGACGCCCTTGGCCACGAGTTCGTTGACCGCGGCCACGCCGTCCTCCGGCGAGCCGGGTGCACGCTCCGGCGCACCTCCCACCACCACGGCGATCTCGCCGCGCACCTCGTTGGCTTCCGCCCACTGCAGCATCTCCCGGAGCGAGCCACGGAGGACTTCCTCGTAGG contains these protein-coding regions:
- a CDS encoding DUF3488 and transglutaminase-like domain-containing protein, producing MTLTSQRQAEADAQPQPVPASPGSGRFRAGPYPWVMAGAVAVSVCGASLSLNGVLRGWAWFLPVLTTVVVVSLTMALLRTFRAAPVLVAAGGLVSLAFILTFTFFRRDSIAGFLPSQATLDALGRYLRRASETVLAESSPVAPNAGIVLVTCAALGLVVILVDALALPLGMPATSGLGLLAVLVVPAMIKPQSVGWLGFAVTAAGYLVILACSQWFAPDARTQADTARNPGQIRRATLTGAVALVATLLLQLVVPGFDQGTFPQGSRLNPWGTATGLNPMISLGNSLRTPTGEGRITYATNATTPLYLRSVTVDRFDGESWSPDDRNSSRRAGTGRMDVGHEILAPEQIRQVTVVNTGDFTSPYLPVPYAPESVNGLTGRWSWDPATLSIKGTDTNSRDQQYLVQSSVPKLTTELLDTSSAPVRGVPDEFIRPPSNVPEIVQITAESVTASGRTAYAKAMAIQRFLRGPDFTYSLESPVQGGYDGNGLSVLADFLTQKSGYCIHFASAMAVMARLEGIPSRIAVGYAPGRLTGATVSVAGQGALPEFEVDARDAHAWPELYFQGLGWVPFEPTPSRGVVPPYAQDSSTSGGASTNDQNNDGLVPSNGATATPAPAPVPLPLPGSGTADAGNQLAPVLYSAAGVLLLVLLAATPRLVRGGIRARRLRGTGTGRDRLAEPPLVWSELQDLATDYGVRPEPSETPRTFSARLRGSAAMGQRAGSSPGPGHGPDAGAVQAVTVLTDAYERHQYGRPAGRDGTRVGLPGEAAVGHIGQVRQELRRNARLAGRLRADWLPPSVLSHWGAVAGWPFRVLGRAALGVGHAASVLWRRTRSGLRRLREG
- a CDS encoding MFS transporter codes for the protein MKSDTHKLRTSAESQEAGTHRTSSTRKAAASGWVGSALEYYDWFIYAQAAALVFPTVFFPAGNPTVALIASLGTYAVGYVARPIGAFVLGQWGDKHGRKNVLVLAMLLMGASTFAVALLPTYDQVGILAPALLLVLRLVQGFAVAGELSGASAMIVEHAPFGRRGFYASFALQGTQAGQIIAAAVFLPLSAALSSEDFHAWGWRVPFILSALVVFAGYMIRRRVEETPVFVEEKAHKDVPKMPVVQVLRESGLNVVRAVCMTLVNVVGVTVAVFGAAYATQPGYGIGMSTTVYVWIPVLANVIALALIPWFGNLSDRFGRRPLMIVGSLGSGALAYGYLYAVSQKNVPLTIVLAILMWGTLYQVWNATFASFFQELFPSRTRVTGFAISQNIGLLITSFLPSLFAVVAPPGSVNVPLTVGSICFGITVIGAIAAWSARETHRIPLQQLGTPDATPVSPEEYEQARAAAR
- a CDS encoding NAD-dependent succinate-semialdehyde dehydrogenase, which codes for MSVTTQSTATAERESELLASVPTGLLINGEWGPAASGKTFDVEDPATGKTLLSIADAGPEDGAAALDAAAAAQESWAKVPARERGEILRRAFDLVTERAEDFALLMTLEMGKPLAEARGEVTYGAEFLRWFSEEAVRAFGRYSVSPDGKSRLLVTKKPVGPCLLITPWNFPLAMATRKIAPAVAAGCTMVLKSANLTPLTSQLFAAVMQEAGLPAGVLNVIPTSTAGATTGPLIKDSRLRKLSFTGSTEVGRRLLSDASETVLRTSMELGGNAPFVVFEDADVDAAVAGAMLAKLRNMGEACTAANRFIVHESVADEFAEKFAAKMKEMTTARGTEPESKVGPLIDAKSRDKVHELVTDALSSGATAVVGGAPVDGPGYFYQPTILKGVSEGTRILSEEIFGPVAPITTFSSEDEAVRLANSTEYGLVAYVFTKDLNRGIRMGERLETGMLGLNAGVVSNAAAPFGGVKQSGLGREGGLEGIEEYLYTQYIGIADPYAG